From Glycine soja cultivar W05 chromosome 4, ASM419377v2, whole genome shotgun sequence, the proteins below share one genomic window:
- the LOC114408801 gene encoding homeobox protein knotted-1-like 2 isoform X1, whose amino-acid sequence MEEYTNNHLSQNTSPRANLLYSLAGGSSVGNRHHQLIPFNTFHRQTGRSDHCFQPDQAPHPSVKTESNNSHLHYPLMRSNLHHMLHPQQGGSQSSNELEAIKAKIIDHPHYSNLLQVYMDCQKVGAPPEVVARFAAVRENFEARQRSLVRSMETCKDPELDQFMEAYYDMLVKYREELTRPIEEAKDFMQRIESQLNTLCNGTVRIFSDDKWENIGSSSEEDKDNSGRETELIEIDPQAEDRELKSHLLKKYSGYLGSLKKELSKKKKKGKLPKDARQKLLSWWELHYKWPYPSESEKVALAEATGLDQKQINNWFINQRKRHWKPSEDMQFMVMDGLHAQNATLYMDGHYMANDHYRLWP is encoded by the exons atggAGGAATACACCAATAATCACCTGAGCCAAAACACAAGTCCAAGGGCAAATTTGTTGTATTCTTTGGCTGGTGGTTCAAGCGTAGGAAACCGCCACCACCAACTAATTCCATTTAACACCTTTCATCGTCAAACGGGTAGATCGGATCACTGTTTTCAACCGGATCAAGCACCACACCCTAGTGTGAAAACCGAGTCCAACAATTCCCATCTTCACTATCCTCTAATGAGATCAAATCTTCACCACATGCTGCATCCTCAGCAAGGAGGGAGCCAGAGCTCTAACGAACTTGAAGCCATAAAAGCCAAAATCATTGACCATCCTCACTACTCAAATCTTTTACAAGTTTACATGGATTGCCAAAAG GTAGGAGCTCCGCCAGAAGTGGTGGCGCGTTTTGCTGCGGTTAGAGAGAATTTTGAGGCACGGCAGCGATCTTTGGTTAGGTCAATGGAAACTTGCAAGGACCCAGAACTTGATCAATTCATG GAAGCTTACTATGACATGCTAGTGAAGTATCGAGAGGAATTAACGAGGCCTATAGAAGAGGCTAAGGATTTCATGCAGAGGATAGAATCTCAGCTGAACACGCTTTGCAATGGAACCGTGCGGATCTTCTCTG ATGATAAGTGGGAAAACATTGGTTCATCATCGGAAGAGGATAAAGACAACAGTGGTCGAGAAACAGAATTGATCGAGATTGATCCCCAAGCGGAAGACCGTGAACTCAAAAGCCACTTGCTCAAGAAGTACAGTGGCTACTTAGGTAGCCTTAAGAAAGAACTttctaagaaaaagaaaaaaggaaaactgCCTAAAGATGCTAGGCAAAAGCTACTTAGCTGGTGGGAATTACATTACAAATGGCCATATCCTTCG GAATCAGAGAAGGTGGCGCTGGCTGAAGCAACTGGTTTGGATCAGAAGCAAATAAATAACTGGTTCATAAATCAAAGGAAACGGCACTGGAAACCATCGGAAGACATGcaatttatggttatggatGGCTTGCATGCGCAGAATGCAACTCTCTATATGGATGGCCACTACATGGCTAATGACCATTACCGTTTATGGCCATAA
- the LOC114408801 gene encoding homeobox protein knotted-1-like 2 isoform X2, protein MEEYTNNHLSQNTSPRANLLYSLAGGSSVGNRHHQLIPFNTFHRQTGRSDHCFQPDQAPHPSVKTESNNSHLHYPLMRSNLHHMLHPQQGGSQSSNELEAIKAKIIDHPHYSNLLQVYMDCQKVGAPPEVVARFAAVRENFEARQRSLVRSMETCKDPELDQFMEAYYDMLVKYREELTRPIEEAKDFMQRIESQLNTLCNGTVRIFSDDKWENIGSSSEEDKDNSGRETELIEIDPQAEDRELKSHLLKKYSGYLGSLKKELSKKKKKGKLPKDARQKLLSWWELHYKWPYPSIF, encoded by the exons atggAGGAATACACCAATAATCACCTGAGCCAAAACACAAGTCCAAGGGCAAATTTGTTGTATTCTTTGGCTGGTGGTTCAAGCGTAGGAAACCGCCACCACCAACTAATTCCATTTAACACCTTTCATCGTCAAACGGGTAGATCGGATCACTGTTTTCAACCGGATCAAGCACCACACCCTAGTGTGAAAACCGAGTCCAACAATTCCCATCTTCACTATCCTCTAATGAGATCAAATCTTCACCACATGCTGCATCCTCAGCAAGGAGGGAGCCAGAGCTCTAACGAACTTGAAGCCATAAAAGCCAAAATCATTGACCATCCTCACTACTCAAATCTTTTACAAGTTTACATGGATTGCCAAAAG GTAGGAGCTCCGCCAGAAGTGGTGGCGCGTTTTGCTGCGGTTAGAGAGAATTTTGAGGCACGGCAGCGATCTTTGGTTAGGTCAATGGAAACTTGCAAGGACCCAGAACTTGATCAATTCATG GAAGCTTACTATGACATGCTAGTGAAGTATCGAGAGGAATTAACGAGGCCTATAGAAGAGGCTAAGGATTTCATGCAGAGGATAGAATCTCAGCTGAACACGCTTTGCAATGGAACCGTGCGGATCTTCTCTG ATGATAAGTGGGAAAACATTGGTTCATCATCGGAAGAGGATAAAGACAACAGTGGTCGAGAAACAGAATTGATCGAGATTGATCCCCAAGCGGAAGACCGTGAACTCAAAAGCCACTTGCTCAAGAAGTACAGTGGCTACTTAGGTAGCCTTAAGAAAGAACTttctaagaaaaagaaaaaaggaaaactgCCTAAAGATGCTAGGCAAAAGCTACTTAGCTGGTGGGAATTACATTACAAATGGCCATATCCTTCG ATCTTCTGA
- the LOC114408803 gene encoding endo-1,4-beta-xylanase 1-like codes for MENLQKINAGNHSETTNKGCVSTEEESIIINPQFDDGLNNWSGRGCKIALHDSMGEGKILPKTGKVFASATERTQSWNGIQQEITGRVQRKLAYEVTAVVRIFGNNITTSDVRATLYVQAPDFREQYIGIANVQATDKDWVQMQGKFLLNGSPSKVVVYLEGPPPGADILVNTLVIKHADKTPPSTPPDCEGAAFGVNIIENSNLANGTNGWFPLGNCTLSVGTGSPRIIPPMARDSLGPHESLSGRHILVTNRTQTWMGPAQMITEKLKLFLTYQVSAWVRIGSRSTGPQNVNVALSVDNQWVNGGQVEVADDRWHEIGGSFRIEKQPSKVMVYIQGPASGLDLMVAGLQIFAVDRHARFKYLRRQTDKIRKREIILKFSGLDSIGNLGTLVRVKQVQNDFPIGSCISRSNIDNEDFVDFFVKHFNWAVFGNELKWYWTEPQQGNLNYKDADEMLDLCQKNKIDTRGHCIFWDVDGTVQQWIKSLNKNDLMTAVQNRLNGLLTRYIGKFKHYDVNNEMLHGTFYQDRLGKDIRANMFKIAHQLDPSATLFVNDYHVEDGCDTRSSPEKYIQHVLDLQEQGAPVGGIGIQGHIDSPVGPIVCSALDKMGTLGIPIWFTELDVSSTNEYVRADDLEVMLREALAHPAIDGVMLWGFWELFMSRENSHLVNAEGELNEAGKRYLALKQEWLSHSHGYVDEQGQFSFRGFSGTYNVEVVTLAKKVTKTFVVDKGDSSLVVSIDL; via the exons ATGGAAAACTTGCAGAAGATCAATGCAGGAAACCACTCTGAG acAACAAACAAGGGATGCGTTTCCACTGAAGAAGAAAGCATCATAATAAACCCCCAGTTTGATGATGGCCTGAATAATTGGTCTGGAAGAGGCTGCAAGATTGCATTACATGATTCTATGGGAGAAGGGAAAATTCTTCCAAAGACTGGTAAAGTCTTTGCATCTGCAACAGAACGTACGCAAAGCTGGAACGGTATTCAGCAGGAGATCACCGGAAGAGTGCAGCGCAAGCTTGCCTACGAGGTTACTGCTGTAGTTCGGATATTTGGGAACAATATTACAACTTCTGATGTAAGGGCTACTTTGTATGTTCAAGCACCAGATTTTCGGGAGCAGTATATAGGCATTGCCAA TGTACAGGCAACAGATAAAGATTGGGTTCAAATGCAGGGAAAGTTCCTTCTAAATGGTTCCCCATCAAAAGTTGTAGTTTACTTAGAAGGCCCTCCTCCAGGCGCTGACATTCTTGTCAATACTTTGGTTATAAAACATGCAGATAAAACACCACCTTCAACACCCCCGGATTGTGAG GGTGCTGCTTTTGGTGTTAATATAATTGAAAACAGTAATCTGGCCAATGGCACCAATGGATGGTTTCCTCTGGGTAATTGTACTTTGAGCGTTGGAACTGGTTCACCGCGTATAATTCCACCAATGGCAAGAGACTCTCTTGGGCCTCATGAATCCTTAAGTGGACGCCACATCCTTGTAACCAATCGTACACAAACATGGATGGGTCCTGCTCAGATGATCACTGAgaaattgaaactttttttaACTTATCAAGTATCTGCTTGGGTCCGAATTGGTTCTAGATCAACAGGGCCTCAGAATGTGAATGTTGCCCTCAGTGTTGATAACCAGTGGGTCAATGGAGGACAAGTTGAGGTTGCTGATGACAGGTGGCATGAAATTGGTGGGTCTTTTAGAATTGAAAAGCAACCATCTAAGGTTATGGTTTATATTCAAGGTCCTGCTTCTGGTTTAGACTTGATGGTTGCTGGACTTCAGATTTTTGCTGTTGATAGACATGCAAGGTTTAAATATTTAAGGAGACAGACAGACAAG ATCCGTAAGCGGGAAATCATCCTGAAATTCTCTGGGCTGGACTCAATTGGAAATCTTGGAACCTTGGTGAGAGTCAAACAAGTACAAAACGATTTCCCCATTGGATCGTGCATTAGTAGAAGCAACATTGACAACGAAGATTTTGTTGACTTCTTTGTGAAACATTTTAACTGGGCTGTTTTCGGGAATGAGTTGAAGTGGTATTGGACTGAGCCACAACAAGGGAATCTGAATTACAAGGATGCCGATGAAATGTTAGACTTATGTCAGAAGAACAAGATAGACACCCGGGGTCATTGCATCTTCTGGGATGTGGACGGCACCGTTCAGCAATGGATCAAATCACTgaataaaaatgatttgatGACAGCTGTCCAAAACCGCTTAAATGGCTTATTAACTCGCTACATAGGCAAGTTCAAGCACTATGATGTTAACAATGAAATGTTGCATGGTACGTTTTATCAAGATAGACTAGGTAAGGATATAAGGGCAAACATGTTCAAGATTGCACACCAATTAGATCCATCTGCTACCCTTTTTGTGAATGATTATCATGTTGAAGATGGATGTGACACTAGATCATCACCAGAAAAGTACATTCAACATGTTCTTGATTTGCAAGAGCAAGGTGCCCCAGTTGGAGGAATAGGAATTCAAGGTCACATAGATAGTCCTGTGGGGCCTATTGTTTGTTCTGCCCTTGATAAAATGGGAACTCTTGGCATACCAATATGGTTCACTGAGCTTGATGTGTCTTCCACTAATGAATATGTGAGAGCTGATGATCTTGAAGTTATGCTGCGGGAAGCTTTGGCACACCCTGCTATAGATGGTGTTATGCTATGGGGAttttgggagttgtttatgaGCAGGGAAAATTCGCACTTAGTGAATGCAGAAGGGGAACTCAACGAAGCTGGGAAAAGATACCTTGCTCTCAAACAAGAGTGGTTGTCTCATAGCCATGGTTATGTTGATGAGCAAGGGCAATTCAGCTTCAGAGGCTTCAGTGGAACATACAACGTTGAAGTTGTGACCTTAGCAAAGAAAGTTACCAAGACCTTCGTTGTTGACAAGGGTGACTCATCACTGGTGGTATCAATCGATTTATAA
- the LOC114408806 gene encoding uncharacterized protein LOC114408806, translating to MEDGDNILDAIYEEDNLDDDVDMVDVEEGELVEPDSQNVLGQSSAGDINEANQEPLSKNQKRRANKKKNKKKRKGSGSNAMDINRFVLDTCRRLKEKKSYMVYTAVGCLGVSALSDLVNEVDAIQACGGQKTADGRRFRTGGGILWSILKVREPKVFKEIMKKAKEFEKQFRQPTVMQRPASKKEDSSQGVPFSFSGRDLGNVSDSDILASQMQNQHQPATSEEKPMSVHDRLRIPVSYDDDLLGENPVNDTT from the exons ATGGAGGACGGGGATAACATTCTGGATGCCATATACGAGGAGGACAACTTAGATGATGATGTTGACATGGTTGATGTTGAAGAAGGAGAGTTGGTGGAGCCTGATTCCCAAAATGTTTTGGGACAAAGCAGTGCCGGAGATATCAATGAAGCAAATCAAGAACCTCTCAGTAAGAACCAAAAACGTAGAGCtaataagaagaagaataagaagaagaggaagggtTCAGGATCTAATGCCATGGACATAAACAG ATTTGTGTTAGATACGTGTCGACGGCTCAAAGAGAAAAAGTCATACATGGTATACACTGCTGTGGGTTGCCTTGGTGTCTCTGCATTAAGCGATCTCGTCAATGAG GTGGATGCAATACAGGCTTGTGGAGGCCAGAAAACTGCTGATGGTAGACGATTCCGGACTGGGGGTGGAATATTGTGGAGCATCTTAAAAGTCAGGGAACCAAAGGTCTTCAAAGAGATAATGAAAAAAGCAAAGGAGTTTGAG AAACAATTCAGGCAGCCTACTGTGATGCAACGACCCGCGTCAAAGAAAGAGGATTCTTCTCAAGGAGTACCCTTTTCATTTTCTGGCAGGGATCTGGGCAATGTTTCGGACAGCGATATTCTTGCATCCCAGATGCAAAATCAACATCAGCCGGCAACTTCTGAAGAAAAGCCTATGTCTGTTCATGATAGGTTAAGGATACCCGTATCATATGATGATGATCTGCTTGGAGAGAATCCAGTCAATGATACAACCTGA